The proteins below are encoded in one region of Euzebya sp.:
- a CDS encoding TIGR02677 family protein, with product MDAHPTELLPLAAAGLLAEDRDRDVTAHVRACPPCADELRGWTDIATAARTGQTEHARQPMPSHDQPADARHDVAHRTRAADPRPLPDGADDDVADPLATTGRFAPLAHLAADKVERYRAVLEVFAAERDRYLIHLRTDDVARHLAESPSPTLDAELGQLVAWGNLRDLPDTDRVTTVEDFHSRRRLYALTPAGEAAERAVGTYTTALGRRAELQTVALEDIGRGLDALGALVLDQQVGDLDVGRAAAVLRDLTGVFEALSENAAAFMASLTRTIDAAGDQATFLAHKDRLLAYLQRFLTDLVSRSARIAAQLEAVGDLTPLATAVARREAVDAAPGVDPTAAAGMDRTVADHPSTADDVEDPLAAETARRTAAWLRRWEGLGVWFLGADDRPAQSDLLRRRALTAIRELLAAAAALNERRTGRSDRAADYRALAHWFAEAADDDSCHRLWRAAFGLSSARHLTVDGDTLERRREAPTPPSTSWRDAEPVRISPRLRATGHHERRGRMKAVADHRDAQAQLARLVAHERADLRALDALPRHTPLRLSELDLDREAFDVLLGLLSDALAATTPEGGTVRTESLDGSLALTFEPVPDGGWATIRTPGGTLRGPDHVLTLIPQGGV from the coding sequence ATGGACGCCCACCCCACCGAGCTGCTCCCCCTCGCCGCCGCCGGCCTGCTGGCCGAGGACCGGGACCGCGACGTCACCGCGCACGTCCGCGCCTGCCCGCCCTGCGCGGACGAGCTGCGCGGCTGGACCGACATCGCCACCGCTGCCCGGACCGGGCAGACCGAGCACGCCCGGCAGCCCATGCCGTCGCACGACCAGCCGGCGGACGCGCGCCACGACGTGGCGCATCGCACCCGGGCCGCAGACCCGCGTCCCCTCCCCGACGGGGCCGACGATGACGTGGCCGACCCCCTGGCGACGACCGGTCGGTTCGCCCCGCTCGCCCACCTCGCCGCGGACAAGGTCGAGCGGTACCGGGCGGTGCTCGAGGTCTTCGCCGCCGAGCGCGACCGCTACCTGATCCACCTCCGAACCGACGACGTGGCCCGCCACCTCGCCGAGAGCCCCTCGCCGACCCTCGACGCCGAGCTCGGCCAGCTGGTCGCCTGGGGCAACCTCCGCGACCTGCCCGACACCGACCGGGTCACGACGGTCGAGGACTTCCACAGCCGTCGCCGGCTGTACGCCCTCACCCCCGCCGGCGAGGCCGCCGAGCGGGCCGTCGGGACCTACACCACGGCCCTGGGCCGCCGGGCCGAGCTGCAGACCGTCGCCCTCGAGGACATCGGACGGGGCCTCGACGCGCTGGGGGCGCTGGTGCTCGACCAGCAGGTCGGCGACCTCGACGTGGGTCGCGCCGCCGCCGTGCTGCGCGACCTGACCGGGGTGTTCGAAGCCCTCAGCGAGAACGCCGCGGCGTTCATGGCCTCGTTGACCCGGACCATCGACGCGGCCGGCGACCAGGCCACCTTCCTCGCCCACAAGGATCGGCTGCTCGCCTACCTCCAGCGGTTCCTCACCGACCTCGTCAGCCGCTCGGCCCGCATCGCCGCCCAGCTCGAGGCGGTCGGCGACCTGACCCCGCTCGCCACCGCCGTGGCCCGCCGAGAGGCGGTCGACGCCGCCCCCGGCGTGGACCCCACCGCCGCCGCCGGCATGGACCGCACCGTCGCCGACCACCCCAGCACGGCCGACGACGTGGAGGACCCGCTGGCCGCCGAGACCGCCCGCCGCACCGCGGCGTGGCTGCGCCGGTGGGAGGGGCTGGGCGTCTGGTTCCTCGGCGCCGACGACCGACCTGCCCAGTCAGACCTGCTGCGCCGCCGGGCCCTCACCGCGATCCGCGAGCTGCTCGCCGCCGCCGCCGCGCTGAACGAGCGCCGGACGGGACGGAGTGACCGGGCCGCGGACTACCGGGCCCTGGCCCACTGGTTCGCCGAGGCCGCCGACGACGACTCCTGCCACCGGCTGTGGCGCGCCGCGTTCGGGCTGTCGAGCGCCCGGCACCTCACCGTCGACGGCGACACGCTGGAACGCCGTCGAGAGGCGCCCACCCCTCCCTCGACGTCGTGGCGCGATGCCGAGCCGGTGCGGATCAGCCCGCGGCTGCGCGCCACCGGTCACCACGAGCGCCGCGGCCGGATGAAGGCCGTGGCCGACCATCGCGACGCCCAGGCGCAGCTCGCACGACTGGTGGCCCACGAGCGCGCCGACCTGCGGGCGCTGGACGCCCTGCCGCGCCACACGCCGCTGCGGCTGTCCGAGCTCGACCTCGACCGCGAGGCCTTCGACGTGCTGCTGGGCCTGCTCAGCGACGCCCTGGCCGCCACCACACCCGAGGGCGGCACGGTGCGGACCGAGAGCCTCGACGGGTCCCTCGCCCTCACCTTCGAGCCGGTCCCCGACGGCGGGTGGGCGACCATCCGCACCCCCGGCGGCACCCTCCGCGGCCCCGACCACGTCCTGACGCTGATCCCCCAGGGAGGGGTCTGA